The sequence below is a genomic window from Cryobacterium arcticum.
CCTGTGCATCGGCCTCCAACCGATGGTGTCACCCCGAGGGGTTCCCGGCACTGCTAAGTATTCAGTTGTAAAGCTGCGGACCGCGGTGAGATCGGCCTGCGGGTCTCGACAAGCTCGACCAGCCCTGAGGCTGCTGAGCTTGCCAGGTGACTAGCCCTGACGCTGCTTGTGACGCGGGTTCTCGCAGATGACCATCACGTTGCCGTTACGGCGGATGACCTTGCACTTGTCACAGATCTTCTTGACGCTGGGCTTGACCTTCATGGGTGTGTCCTTATGTTCGCTGTCTTCGTGCCGATACCCGGTGATCGAGCTTGTCGAGATCGGCCGTTACTTACAGCAACGCTTTACTTGTAGCGGTAAACGATCCGACCGCGGGTCAGGTCGTAAGGGCTCAGCTCCA
It includes:
- the rpmJ gene encoding 50S ribosomal protein L36 → MKVKPSVKKICDKCKVIRRNGNVMVICENPRHKQRQG